From the genome of Amylibacter sp. IMCC11727:
TCGAACCCGAAGTGAACATCACCATCGTGGATAAGGCCGAAGCCGAGGTGATGCTGCTTGCCGCCCTCACCCGTCACCTCGACGCCCTACCCGAAGGTCAGCAGGTTATGCTCAAACTGACCCTGCCAGAGGTTGAAAACCTCTACAAACCGCTGGTCGATCACCCTGCGGTTATGCGCGTCGTCGCTTTGTCAGGTGGTTATTCCCGGGACGAGGCCAACGCCCGCCTGTCCACCAACACTGGCATGATCGCCAGCTTTAGCCGCGCTTTGACCGAAGGCCTGTCAGCGGGTCAAACGGACGATGAATTCAACGCGACCATCGCCGCCACAATCGACAGCATCGCAGCCGCTTCAAACGCAGGCTAGCGCGGAAAAAGCAAAAAATCTGCAAGTGATTCGTTTTAGGGATTCACAAAACGAATCACTTGATGTACGGTGATCTCAACCCGTCGACAAAGAACGGGTATGAGGACAGAGCATCGTGTTACAGCAAGGAAAAACTGGGTCGGCAATCGGATCTGTGATGTTATTCATCACAGCCATCGGACTGATCGCCTATTTTGTTTTTGCCGCCGTTCAAGGTGACTATGGCCACTTCCGCCGTGTGCAAATCGAAGCCGACGAAGAAGCTTTGAAGGTACAACTGGCACAACTCCATGCAGAACGTGCGACGCTAGAAAACAAGACCCGACGCCTATCAGACACTTACTTGGATCTGGATTTACTAGACGAACGGGCCCGCAGAGTACTCGGCATGGCAAGAGGGGATGAAATCATCATCCAATAACCCCCGAACGTTTATCAAGGTGCAAAAAATTCTGGCCGCTGCCCCAAGACAGCGGCCTTTTTGCTGTCAAAATTGCAATTGCACTTAAATGAAGTAATAATGAAATCAATACTTTCGAATACTGCCGTTTTGAAAGGGTTCCAAAATGAAACTGAATATATGCAACAAAGTACTTATAAATTCTATCGCGATAACTCTGCTGATTGCATTCAATCTCTCAACTCCAACTCAAGTTATCGCTGACGGTCAGGATCCAAAAGAGATCAAAAAGACCCCCTTCGACCCAAGTCAAAAACTCAAAAGTCTAAACAGCGATCTGCGCATCTGCATAACTAAAGTTAAAGAGATGGAATTACAGCTCGCGTCTCTAAACAAAACCATCAAAATTGATACGCAACAATTAAATCGCGCCCGAAAAAACGAAAAAGACATCAAAGCTGCGCGTGACAATCAAGCCGCCTTAGCAAAAAAAGACACCAAACTACTCAAGAAAGGAGTCGACGCAAAGGGCAAGCCACTGTCCACCGAAGGCCGTGCAAAACTCCAGAACCGCCAAATTCTGACGAGCCGCGAAGCAAAACGCTTGGACGGCAAATACAAGCAAAGCCGTAAGGACACTAAAGTTGCTGACAGACGCCTTCGCACAACAAAGTCAGAGCACAAAAAGCTGCGTTCAAAACACTTCCGCCAAATCAACAAGTGCGATGAAATTAGGCGCAAGATAGCCGCTGCAAAGAAAATCTAATCAGTTTTGCCTCGCGAAATTACGAGCAGAATAGGCTTCGAAACGTCTTCTGAAAAAAACGGGTGCACTCGGGATGGGCTTAAGGTATAGTATAGTTTAATATTAAACTATATTGGAGCCCTGCCCTATGGCCACTGCGAAAAAGGCGAAGAAAGCCAATGTCTCTGCCGAAGAGCTGATGAACCACTACCGCGAGATGTTGATGATCCGCCGGTTTGAGGAAAAAGCAGGCCAGTTATACGGCATGGGTTTGATTGGCGGGTTCTGTCATCTTTACATTGGGCAAGAAGCTGTTGTCGTCGGGCTAGAGGCCGCTGCGAAGAAAGGCGATCAACGCATCACATCCTACCGCGATCACGGCCATATGTTGGCCTGTGGCATGGACCCAAAAGGCGTGATGGCCGAGCTGACAGGCCGCGAAGGTGGCTACTCAAAGGGAAAAGGCGGCTCTATGCACATGTTCTCCAAAGAGAAAAACTTCTACGGCGGCCACGGCATCGTGGCAGCCCAAGTCCCTCTCGGCGCGGGCCTTGCATTCGCAAACAAATACCGCGGCAACGACAATGTGTCCTTTGCCTATTTCGGGGATGGTGCCGCCAACCAAGGCCAAGTCTACGAAACCTTCAACATGGCAAGCCTTTGGGAACTGCCTTGCATTTTTGTCATCGAAAACAACCAATACGCCATGGGCACATCCCTGCAACGTGGCTCTTCCACACCTGAACTTTACACCCGTGGTGCTGCCTTTGGCATTCCTGGCGAAGCCGTGGATGGCATGGATGTTCTGGCCGTTAAGGAAGCAGGCGAACGGGCGGTAAAACACTGCCGCTCTGGCAAGGGCCCCTATATTTTGGAAATGAAAACATACCGCTACCGTGGTCATTCCATGTCTGACCCTGCAAAATACCGCACCCGCGAAGAAGTGCAAAAAATGAAAGCGGAACGCGATCCCATCGACCACATCCGCGACATGTTGGTGACAGGCAAACACGCCACCGAGGATGAGCTGAAAGCCATCGACAAAGAGGTGAAGAAAATCGTTTCCGAAGCCGCAGATTTCGCATCCGAGAGCCCAGAACCCGCGCTCGAAGAACTCTACACAGACATTTACGCGTAAGGACAAAACACATGGCTATCAAAATCCTCATGCCCGCCCTTTCGCCCACAATGGAAGAAGGCACACTCGCCAAATGGCTCGTCAAAGAAGGCGATACTGTTGCTTCTGGCGACATCATGGCAGAAATCGAAACAGACAAAGCAACGATGGAATTCGAAGCGGTCGATGAAGGCGTGATCGGTAAAATCCTGATCGAAGAAGGCACCGAAGAGGTAAAAGTAAACACCCCCATCGCTGTGCTGCTGGAAGATGGCGAAGACGCCAGCGCCGCAGATGACGCCTCCGATGCACCTGAAAAATCAGATGATGCACCTTCGGCACAACCTGCCGCCGCTGCACCAGATGCCGCCATGCCCAAGGTCGAAGCACCCGCCATGGAAGAAGTCCCCGAAGGCACCACCTTCAAAAAGCAAACCGTCCGCGAAGCCATCCGCGACGCTATGGCAGAAGAAATGCGCGCCTCTGATGACGTGTTCCTGATGGGCGAAGAAGTGGCCGAATACCAAGGCGCTTACAAAGTGTCCCAAGGCATGCTCGAAGAATTCGGCGCGCGCCGCGTGATCGACACACCCATCACCGAACACGGTTTTGCAGGTGTTGCCACTGGCGCTGCTTTTGCAGGTCTACGTCCCATCGTGGAGTTCATGACCTTCAACTTCGCCATGCAGGCCATTGACCAGATCCTCAACTCCGCTGCCAAAACGCTTTATATGTCTGGCGGTCAGATGGGGGCCCCAATGGTGTTTCGTGGTCCCAACGGCGCAGCCGCGCGCGTTGGCGCACAACACTCCCAAGACTACGCCGCCTGGTATGCGCAAATTCCGGGTCTGAAGGTCGTGATGCCCTACACCGCAGCTGATTATAAGGGCCTGATGAAATCCGCGATCCGCGATCCAAACCCTGTGATCGTGCTTGAAAATGAAATCCTCTACGGCACATCGGGTGACGTACCCGAAATGGAAGATTTCACCGTGCCAATCGGCAAAGCCAAAATCGCCCGCGCGGGCGATGACGTCACTATCGTGTCCTTTGGCATTGGGATGAAATACGCGCTCGAAGCCGCAGATAAACTCGCCGAAGACGGCATCAACGCCGAAGTGATCGACCTGCGCTCCTTGCGCCCGATGGATACTGAAACAGTGATTGAATCGGTGAAGAAAACCAACCGCTGTGTCACAGTCGAAGAAGGCTTCCCAGTCTGTTCCATCGGCAACCACATCAGCGCCGTTTTGATGCAAGAAGCGTTCGATTACCTCGACGCACCCGTCATCAATTGCACAGGCAAGGACGTTCCAATGCCCTATGCCGCCAACCTTGAACGCCACGCGCTTATCACCACACCCGAGGTGATAGACGCCGTGAAATCAGTGACTTACCGATGATGCGTATGATTTTACCCATTGCCGTTTTCAGTTGTCTAGGCAGTGCAGTCATAGCGGGTGATTGTGCGAACAAACCATTCTTTACGGCCGAAGGAAACTATGTAGCAAATGAGCCTCTGGTGGTGAACATAAGAACCGAGTGTCTGGGTGACCCTAAATTGGCAGGATTGGTGCTAGCCGATTTCGCTCAACACTTGGCCCTCGCTCATGCACGCACAGGAAAAGCCAAAGATCGTCAAACGGCTCTGGATGAAATGCTTCAGCTTTTCGTAGCCGAACTTCAAAACCCGACAACCCAATGGCCAGAAAGATAGGATAGCTTAAATGCCCGTAGAAATCCTCATGCCCGCCCTATCTCCGACAATGGAAGAAGGCACACTCGCAAAATGGCTCGTAAAAGAAGGCGACACCGTCGAAAGCGGTGATCTTCTAGCCGAGATTGAAACTGACAAGGCAACGATGGAATTCGAAGCGGTCGATGACGGTGTGATTGGGAAAATCCTGATCGAAGAAGGCACAGAAGGCGTCAAAGTGAACACGCCGATCTGTGTCCTTCTGGAAGACGGCGAAGACGCCAGCGCCGCAGACTCTTCTTCTGCGCCCAAGGCCGACGCCCCAAAGTCAGAAGCCCCAAAAGAAGAAAAAGCAGACGCGCCAGCCCCCGCACCAACCCCAAAAGCGGCCCCTAAGAAAGACGGCAATCGCATCTTTGCCTCCCCCTTGGCGCGCCGCATTGCAGAGCAAAAAGGCCTCGATCTCTCCACCCTCTCTGGCTCTGGCCCACATGGTCGAATCGTCAAAGCAGATGTTGAAAACGCGCAGGCAACCGACACACCAGCGGCAGCAAAATCTGACGCGCCAGCGGCCCCAGCGCTCGCCACATCCGCAGACAGCGAAACCGTCAAAAAGATGTACACAGAGCGGGACTACGAGGAAATCTCCCTCAACGGCATGCGCAAAACCATCGCCGCACGCCTGACCGAAGCAAAACAAACCATCCCGCATTTCTATCTGCGCCGATCCATCACGCTAGATGCGTTGTTGAAAACCCGCAGCGAAATCAATGCTGGCCTCGCGGATAGCGGCGTGAAAATCTCAGTCAATGATTTCATCATCAAAGCCAGCGCCAAAGCCCTTCAAGATGTACCAGGCTGTAACGCCGTCTGGGCAGGAGATCGCCTGTTGCAGATGAAAGCATCCGATGTGGCTGTGGCTGTGGCCATCGACGGTGGCCTGTTCACACCTGTGATCCAAGACGCTGAAATCAAACCACTATCCGTGATTTCTA
Proteins encoded in this window:
- a CDS encoding pyruvate dehydrogenase complex E1 component subunit beta — translated: MAIKILMPALSPTMEEGTLAKWLVKEGDTVASGDIMAEIETDKATMEFEAVDEGVIGKILIEEGTEEVKVNTPIAVLLEDGEDASAADDASDAPEKSDDAPSAQPAAAAPDAAMPKVEAPAMEEVPEGTTFKKQTVREAIRDAMAEEMRASDDVFLMGEEVAEYQGAYKVSQGMLEEFGARRVIDTPITEHGFAGVATGAAFAGLRPIVEFMTFNFAMQAIDQILNSAAKTLYMSGGQMGAPMVFRGPNGAAARVGAQHSQDYAAWYAQIPGLKVVMPYTAADYKGLMKSAIRDPNPVIVLENEILYGTSGDVPEMEDFTVPIGKAKIARAGDDVTIVSFGIGMKYALEAADKLAEDGINAEVIDLRSLRPMDTETVIESVKKTNRCVTVEEGFPVCSIGNHISAVLMQEAFDYLDAPVINCTGKDVPMPYAANLERHALITTPEVIDAVKSVTYR
- a CDS encoding septum formation initiator family protein, producing the protein MLFITAIGLIAYFVFAAVQGDYGHFRRVQIEADEEALKVQLAQLHAERATLENKTRRLSDTYLDLDLLDERARRVLGMARGDEIIIQ
- a CDS encoding DUF5076 domain-containing protein; translated protein: MMRMILPIAVFSCLGSAVIAGDCANKPFFTAEGNYVANEPLVVNIRTECLGDPKLAGLVLADFAQHLALAHARTGKAKDRQTALDEMLQLFVAELQNPTTQWPER
- a CDS encoding pyruvate dehydrogenase complex dihydrolipoamide acetyltransferase is translated as MPVEILMPALSPTMEEGTLAKWLVKEGDTVESGDLLAEIETDKATMEFEAVDDGVIGKILIEEGTEGVKVNTPICVLLEDGEDASAADSSSAPKADAPKSEAPKEEKADAPAPAPTPKAAPKKDGNRIFASPLARRIAEQKGLDLSTLSGSGPHGRIVKADVENAQATDTPAAAKSDAPAAPALATSADSETVKKMYTERDYEEISLNGMRKTIAARLTEAKQTIPHFYLRRSITLDALLKTRSEINAGLADSGVKISVNDFIIKASAKALQDVPGCNAVWAGDRLLQMKASDVAVAVAIDGGLFTPVIQDAEIKPLSVISTEMKDLAARAKERKLAPHEYQGGSFAISNLGMMGIENFDAVINPPHGSILAVGAGQKQPIVNSDGALATATKMSVTLSVDHRVIDGALGAEFLAALSGYIEKPMSMLV
- the pdhA gene encoding pyruvate dehydrogenase (acetyl-transferring) E1 component subunit alpha, with amino-acid sequence MATAKKAKKANVSAEELMNHYREMLMIRRFEEKAGQLYGMGLIGGFCHLYIGQEAVVVGLEAAAKKGDQRITSYRDHGHMLACGMDPKGVMAELTGREGGYSKGKGGSMHMFSKEKNFYGGHGIVAAQVPLGAGLAFANKYRGNDNVSFAYFGDGAANQGQVYETFNMASLWELPCIFVIENNQYAMGTSLQRGSSTPELYTRGAAFGIPGEAVDGMDVLAVKEAGERAVKHCRSGKGPYILEMKTYRYRGHSMSDPAKYRTREEVQKMKAERDPIDHIRDMLVTGKHATEDELKAIDKEVKKIVSEAADFASESPEPALEELYTDIYA